One window from the genome of Sphaerotilus microaerophilus encodes:
- a CDS encoding aminopeptidase encodes MKPRTRLAALALLLGLAAACIGLGGCAHVSYYWQSASGHLELLNAARPVDHWLADPATPPELRERLQLSQSLRDYASRELALPDNASYRRYADLKRPAAVWNVVATRELSLELKGWCHPVVGCVGYRGYFDRGEADALAKQLQAEGWETYVYAVPAYSTLGKLPGRWFADPLLNTFIRGSDVDLARLIFHELSHQVAYAEDDTVFNESYATAVERMGSAQWLRGSAREALAVEAEKQDGRRDDFRALTLRTRAELVRLYGSSSTDDEKRRGKAAILAGMRTAHAELKAGRWAGYGGYDRWFEAAGNPQLAILGAYNERVGEFERLFERSGRDWPRFHSEVKRLAELPKATRDAALALP; translated from the coding sequence ATGAAGCCGCGCACGCGCCTCGCCGCCCTGGCCCTGCTGCTCGGTCTGGCGGCGGCCTGCATCGGCCTGGGCGGCTGTGCGCATGTCAGCTACTACTGGCAATCCGCCAGCGGCCACCTGGAGCTGCTCAACGCCGCGCGGCCGGTGGATCACTGGCTGGCCGACCCGGCCACGCCGCCCGAGCTGCGCGAGCGCCTGCAGCTCAGCCAATCGCTGCGCGACTACGCCTCGCGCGAGCTGGCGCTGCCGGACAACGCCAGCTACCGCCGCTACGCCGACCTGAAGCGCCCCGCCGCGGTGTGGAACGTGGTGGCCACGCGGGAGCTGTCGCTGGAGCTGAAGGGCTGGTGCCACCCGGTGGTCGGCTGCGTTGGCTACCGCGGCTATTTCGATCGCGGCGAGGCCGATGCGCTGGCGAAGCAGCTGCAGGCCGAGGGCTGGGAAACCTACGTCTACGCGGTGCCGGCCTACTCGACGCTGGGCAAGCTGCCGGGGCGCTGGTTTGCCGACCCGCTGCTCAATACCTTCATCCGCGGCTCCGATGTCGATCTGGCGCGGCTGATCTTCCACGAGCTGAGCCACCAGGTGGCCTATGCCGAGGACGACACGGTGTTCAACGAGTCCTACGCCACGGCGGTGGAGCGCATGGGCAGCGCGCAGTGGCTGCGCGGCAGCGCGCGGGAGGCCCTGGCGGTGGAGGCCGAGAAGCAGGATGGGCGGCGCGATGATTTCCGCGCTCTCACGCTGCGTACCCGTGCCGAGTTGGTGCGGCTGTACGGCAGTTCATCCACCGACGACGAAAAGCGCCGCGGCAAGGCAGCGATCCTGGCCGGGATGCGCACCGCCCATGCCGAACTGAAGGCCGGGCGCTGGGCCGGCTACGGTGGCTACGACCGCTGGTTCGAGGCGGCTGGCAACCCGCAGCTCGCGATCCTGGGGGCCTACAACGAGCGGGTCGGCGAGTTCGAGCGGCTGTTCGAGCGCAGCGGGCGGGACTGGCCGCGCTTCCACTCGGAGGTGAAACGGCTGGCCGAGCTGCCGAAGGCAACGCGCGACGCTGCGCTGGCGCTGCCCTGA
- the motB gene encoding flagellar motor protein MotB — translation MAGDAKKLQPIIVKRVKKAGHAAHGGAWKIAYADFVTAMMAFFLLMWLLGSTTEGDKKGIADYFQSPLKVALMGGGSGAGDASSLLRGGGTDLTRQGGQVKKGDVEAKHKTYNLKALKAEQRKAEQARLSELKEKMAEVIANSPKLAEFKSQVRLDMTREGLRIQIVDDQKRPMFDSGSAEVQPYMREILRAIGSVLTEVPNRLTLEGHTDAKPMGSGLGYSNWELSSDRANSSRRELLAGGLDDARILRVQGLAASVPFDRQDPLHPINRRISIIVMTRDAEERFFQSGDAPLPEEDAASAPAEISSSAPPNR, via the coding sequence ATGGCCGGTGATGCCAAGAAGCTGCAACCGATCATCGTCAAGAGGGTCAAGAAGGCCGGCCACGCGGCGCACGGCGGCGCGTGGAAGATCGCCTACGCCGACTTTGTGACGGCGATGATGGCCTTCTTCCTGCTGATGTGGCTGCTGGGCTCGACCACCGAGGGCGACAAGAAGGGCATCGCGGACTACTTCCAGTCCCCCCTGAAGGTCGCGCTGATGGGTGGCGGCTCCGGTGCCGGCGACGCCTCCTCGCTGCTCAGGGGCGGCGGCACCGACCTCACCCGACAGGGCGGTCAGGTGAAAAAGGGCGACGTCGAGGCCAAGCACAAGACCTACAACCTCAAGGCCCTGAAAGCCGAGCAGCGTAAGGCCGAACAGGCGAGGCTGAGCGAGCTGAAGGAGAAGATGGCCGAGGTCATCGCCAACTCGCCCAAGCTGGCCGAGTTCAAGTCACAGGTGCGCCTGGACATGACCCGCGAGGGCCTGCGCATCCAGATCGTGGACGACCAGAAGCGGCCGATGTTCGACAGCGGCTCGGCCGAGGTGCAGCCCTACATGCGCGAGATCCTGCGCGCCATCGGCTCGGTGCTCACCGAAGTACCCAACCGCCTGACGCTGGAGGGGCACACCGACGCCAAGCCGATGGGTTCGGGCCTGGGCTACAGCAACTGGGAGCTGTCGTCCGACCGCGCCAACAGCTCGCGCCGTGAACTGCTGGCCGGCGGGCTGGACGATGCGCGCATCCTGCGCGTGCAGGGGCTGGCCGCCAGCGTGCCCTTTGACCGCCAGGACCCGCTGCACCCCATCAACCGGCGCATCAGCATCATCGTGATGACCCGTGACGCCGAGGAGCGGTTCTTCCAGTCCGGCGACGCCCCGCTGCCCGAGGAAGACGCCGCCAGTGCGCCCGCAGAAATTTCAAGTTCTGCGCCGCCAAACCGATAA
- a CDS encoding HAD family hydrolase, with the protein MKPTYLIFDFGGVLFHWNPVRLLAQVLPERANTPENATLWKDRFFQGYTGDWGQFDAGLIDEAETVRRIASRTGLAPAEVEAVLAAVPDALSPIPATVALLRRLREAGHRLFFLSNMPAPYAAHLSRTHDFLRGFDDGVFSSEVRLAKPDPAIFALALQRFDIPARSALFIDDHLGNVEAANRFGLPAVLFTDAQRLERDLLARGLRLD; encoded by the coding sequence ATGAAGCCCACCTACCTGATCTTCGACTTTGGCGGCGTGCTCTTCCACTGGAACCCGGTGCGCCTGCTGGCCCAGGTGCTGCCCGAGCGGGCCAACACGCCGGAGAACGCCACGCTCTGGAAGGACCGCTTCTTCCAGGGCTACACCGGTGACTGGGGCCAGTTCGACGCCGGGCTGATCGACGAGGCGGAAACGGTGCGGCGCATCGCGTCGCGCACCGGGTTGGCGCCCGCCGAGGTGGAGGCGGTGCTGGCGGCGGTGCCCGATGCACTGTCGCCCATCCCCGCCACGGTGGCGCTGCTGCGCCGCCTGCGCGAAGCCGGCCACCGGCTGTTCTTCCTGTCCAACATGCCGGCGCCCTACGCCGCGCACCTGAGCCGCACGCACGACTTCCTGCGCGGGTTCGACGACGGGGTCTTCTCGTCCGAGGTGCGGCTGGCCAAGCCCGATCCGGCGATCTTCGCGCTGGCGCTGCAGCGCTTTGACATCCCGGCACGCAGCGCCCTGTTCATCGACGATCACCTCGGCAACGTCGAGGCGGCGAACCGCTTTGGCCTGCCAGCGGTGCTGTTCACCGACGCACAGCGGCTGGAGCGCGACCTCCTGGCGCGCGGCCTGCGGCTCGACTGA
- a CDS encoding M20 aminoacylase family protein: MSTLPASASALAVDTDLLTAIRRDIHAHPELCFEEVRTSDLVASQLAAWGIEVHRGLGRTGLVGVIRHGSSPRAIGLRADMDALPMTEHNHFPHASRHPGRMHACGHDGHTAMLLAAAQHLARHRHFDGTVYLVFQPAEEGGGGAREMIADGLFERFPMEAIFGMHNWPGMAAGQFAVCNGPAMASSNEFKITITGRGCHAALPHNGIDPVPVACQMVQAFQTIVTRNKKPTDAAVISVTMIHTGEATNVVPDFAEIQGTVRTFTLPVLDLIEQRMREIAQHTAAAFGAEVAFEFHRNYPPTINHRAEAEFVREVMTELVGPDNALEFEPTMGAEDFSFFLQQRPGAYFVIGNGDGAHREQGHGLGPCTLHNPNYDFNDQLIPLGAALWVRLAERWLGRAG; the protein is encoded by the coding sequence ATGTCCACGCTGCCCGCCTCTGCCAGCGCCCTCGCTGTCGACACCGACCTGCTGACCGCGATCCGCCGCGACATCCACGCCCACCCGGAGCTGTGCTTCGAAGAGGTGCGCACCTCGGACCTGGTGGCCAGTCAGCTCGCCGCCTGGGGCATCGAAGTCCACCGCGGTCTGGGCCGCACCGGGCTGGTCGGCGTGATCCGGCATGGCAGCTCGCCGCGCGCCATCGGCCTGCGCGCCGACATGGACGCGCTGCCGATGACCGAGCACAACCACTTCCCCCACGCCAGCCGGCACCCGGGCCGCATGCACGCCTGCGGCCACGACGGCCACACCGCCATGCTGCTGGCCGCGGCGCAGCACCTGGCGCGGCACCGGCACTTCGACGGCACGGTGTACCTGGTGTTCCAGCCCGCAGAGGAAGGCGGCGGCGGGGCGCGCGAGATGATCGCCGACGGGCTGTTCGAGCGCTTCCCCATGGAGGCGATCTTCGGGATGCACAACTGGCCGGGCATGGCGGCGGGCCAGTTCGCGGTGTGCAACGGGCCGGCGATGGCGTCGAGCAACGAGTTCAAGATCACCATCACCGGCCGTGGCTGCCACGCGGCGCTGCCGCACAACGGCATCGACCCGGTGCCGGTGGCCTGCCAGATGGTGCAGGCCTTCCAGACCATCGTCACGCGCAACAAGAAGCCCACCGACGCAGCAGTGATCTCGGTGACGATGATCCACACCGGCGAGGCCACCAACGTGGTGCCCGATTTCGCCGAGATCCAGGGCACGGTGCGCACCTTCACGCTGCCGGTGCTGGACCTGATCGAGCAGCGCATGCGCGAGATCGCCCAGCACACCGCGGCGGCCTTCGGCGCCGAGGTGGCCTTCGAGTTCCACCGCAACTACCCGCCCACCATCAACCACCGCGCCGAGGCCGAGTTCGTGCGCGAGGTGATGACCGAGCTGGTCGGCCCCGACAACGCGCTGGAGTTCGAGCCGACGATGGGCGCGGAGGACTTCAGCTTCTTCCTGCAGCAGCGGCCCGGCGCCTACTTCGTGATCGGCAATGGCGACGGTGCCCACCGCGAGCAAGGCCATGGCCTGGGCCCCTGCACCCTGCACAACCCGAACTACGACTTCAACGACCAGCTGATCCCGCTGGGCGCGGCGCTGTGGGTGCGGCTGGCCGAGCGCTGGCTGGGCCGGGCGGGCTGA
- a CDS encoding protein phosphatase CheZ has translation MTAEALATATVTVCAEQPGTPETVFLQIGAITRLLHDTMQQLGVMPQLKVATEGLPDARSRLNYIVRKTSEAADKVLNSVDQAKFEHHNIAKQTRAMGEALVRDPVKAVASGAVLNFVHDIEAATARIDQHLTDIMLAQDFHDLTGQVVSKVVNLANELETNLVKLLVQVVPPEQRDKVDPTVLHGPVVDATGRTDVVQDQGEVDDLLASLGF, from the coding sequence ATGACCGCCGAAGCACTTGCCACCGCGACCGTCACCGTCTGCGCCGAACAACCCGGCACACCGGAAACCGTGTTCCTGCAGATCGGTGCCATCACCCGCCTGCTGCACGACACCATGCAGCAACTGGGGGTGATGCCCCAGCTCAAGGTCGCCACCGAAGGCCTGCCTGACGCTCGCAGTCGCCTGAACTACATCGTGCGCAAGACCAGCGAGGCCGCCGACAAGGTGCTGAACTCGGTCGACCAGGCCAAGTTCGAACACCACAACATCGCAAAGCAGACCCGTGCGATGGGCGAGGCGCTGGTACGTGACCCCGTCAAGGCAGTGGCCAGCGGTGCGGTGCTGAATTTCGTGCACGACATCGAGGCGGCCACCGCGCGCATCGACCAGCACCTGACCGACATCATGCTGGCCCAGGACTTCCACGACCTGACCGGCCAGGTGGTGTCCAAGGTGGTGAACCTGGCCAACGAACTGGAGACCAATCTGGTCAAGCTGCTCGTGCAGGTGGTGCCGCCCGAGCAGCGCGACAAGGTCGACCCCACCGTGCTGCACGGCCCCGTGGTGGACGCCACCGGCCGCACCGACGTGGTGCAGGACCAGGGCGAGGTCGACGACCTGCTGGCCAGCCTGGGGTTCTAG
- a CDS encoding molybdopterin-containing oxidoreductase family protein has translation MSANPAPAHAPDGDAAATVSVVHAACPHDCPDTCAIRVTVQGGRVIRLQGDPDHPPTHGALCTKVSRYMERIEHPERVLTPLKRVGPKGRGEFVPVSWDEALDDIAARLRAIAARDPQAIQPYSYAGTMGFVQGEGMAARFWNRLGASQLHRSICAEAGATGLAMTYGSTVGMHLQHFAESRLILIWGSNPITSSVHFWTFAQAAKRAGAKLIAIDPRRTETAEKCHQHIALRPGSDGALALGLMHELIVNDWLDHDYLARHVEGWPELRERALQWPPERAAQVCGLTPDEVRGLAQDYGTTAPAAIRLNYGMQRVHGGGNAVRLIALLPCLVGAWRHRAGGLLLSASGWNKPVRNPAFHQPHLLAGRRVRTINMATIGDALLAQPGEAVLDGGPRIEALVVYNSNPVAIAPESARVAAGFAREDLFTVVLEHFLTDTADHADYVLPATMQLEHVDVHASYGHTWLLANQPSLAPRGQARPNAQVFRELATRLGFDEPGFADDDMALARQAFGDAVDFDRLWRDGWVQLPLPEAPFAEGGFPTASGRARACGPDLPLPDHVPNHECAETNPVLAARYPLAMISPPARHFLNSTFVNVASLQATEREPVLEICAADAAARGLVDGGVVRVFNDRGSYHCVARVSARARRGVVNGLGVWWRKLGLRGSNVNELTHQRLTDLGEAPCFYDCLVEVERADAELAPQAAGA, from the coding sequence ATGAGTGCCAACCCTGCCCCCGCCCATGCCCCTGACGGCGATGCCGCTGCCACCGTGTCGGTGGTGCACGCCGCCTGCCCGCACGACTGCCCCGACACCTGTGCGATCCGCGTCACGGTGCAGGGCGGGCGGGTGATCCGGCTGCAGGGCGACCCGGACCACCCGCCCACGCACGGCGCGCTGTGCACCAAGGTGTCGCGCTACATGGAGCGCATCGAGCACCCGGAGCGTGTGCTGACGCCGCTCAAACGGGTCGGGCCAAAGGGGCGGGGCGAGTTCGTGCCGGTCAGCTGGGACGAGGCGCTGGACGACATCGCCGCACGGCTGCGGGCCATCGCGGCGCGCGATCCGCAGGCCATCCAGCCCTACAGCTATGCCGGCACGATGGGCTTCGTGCAGGGCGAGGGCATGGCCGCGCGGTTCTGGAACCGCCTGGGCGCGTCGCAGCTGCACCGCAGCATCTGCGCCGAGGCCGGCGCGACCGGGCTGGCGATGACCTACGGTTCCACCGTGGGCATGCACCTGCAGCACTTTGCCGAGAGCCGGTTGATCCTGATCTGGGGCAGCAACCCGATCACCTCCAGCGTGCACTTCTGGACCTTTGCGCAGGCGGCCAAGCGCGCGGGCGCGAAGCTGATCGCGATCGATCCACGCCGCACCGAGACCGCCGAGAAGTGCCACCAGCACATTGCATTGCGCCCGGGCAGCGATGGCGCCCTGGCGCTGGGTCTGATGCACGAGCTGATCGTGAACGACTGGCTCGACCACGACTACCTGGCCCGCCACGTCGAAGGCTGGCCCGAGCTGCGCGAGCGTGCGCTGCAGTGGCCGCCCGAGCGCGCCGCACAGGTCTGCGGCCTCACGCCCGACGAGGTGCGGGGCCTCGCGCAGGACTACGGCACGACGGCACCGGCGGCCATCCGCCTGAACTACGGCATGCAGCGGGTGCACGGCGGGGGCAACGCGGTGCGACTGATCGCGCTGCTGCCCTGCCTGGTCGGGGCCTGGCGGCACCGGGCCGGCGGGCTGCTGCTCTCGGCCTCGGGCTGGAACAAGCCGGTGCGCAACCCGGCCTTCCACCAGCCCCACCTGCTGGCGGGGCGGCGAGTGCGCACCATCAACATGGCCACCATCGGCGACGCCCTGCTGGCGCAGCCGGGCGAGGCGGTGCTGGACGGGGGGCCGCGCATCGAGGCGCTGGTGGTCTACAACAGCAACCCGGTGGCGATCGCGCCCGAGTCGGCCCGGGTGGCCGCCGGCTTCGCCCGTGAGGACCTGTTCACCGTGGTACTGGAGCACTTCCTGACCGACACCGCCGACCATGCCGACTACGTGCTGCCTGCCACCATGCAGCTCGAGCATGTGGATGTGCACGCCAGCTACGGCCACACCTGGCTGCTCGCCAACCAGCCGTCTCTGGCCCCGCGTGGCCAGGCCCGGCCGAACGCCCAGGTGTTCCGCGAGCTGGCCACGCGGCTGGGCTTCGACGAGCCCGGCTTTGCCGACGACGACATGGCGCTGGCGCGCCAGGCCTTTGGCGACGCGGTGGACTTCGACCGCCTCTGGCGCGACGGCTGGGTCCAACTGCCGCTGCCCGAGGCGCCGTTTGCCGAGGGCGGCTTCCCGACCGCGAGCGGCCGGGCGCGTGCCTGCGGGCCGGACCTGCCGCTGCCTGACCATGTGCCCAACCACGAGTGCGCCGAGACCAACCCGGTGTTGGCAGCGCGCTATCCGCTGGCGATGATCTCGCCGCCGGCGCGGCATTTCCTGAACTCCACCTTCGTCAATGTGGCCAGCCTGCAGGCCACCGAGCGGGAGCCGGTGTTGGAGATCTGTGCGGCCGATGCCGCGGCGCGCGGGCTCGTCGATGGCGGCGTGGTGCGGGTCTTCAATGACCGGGGCAGCTACCACTGCGTCGCGCGGGTGAGCGCGCGCGCCCGCCGCGGGGTGGTCAACGGGCTGGGGGTCTGGTGGCGCAAGCTGGGCCTGCGTGGCAGCAATGTCAACGAGCTGACCCACCAGCGCCTCACCGACCTGGGCGAGGCCCCCTGCTTCTACGACTGCCTGGTGGAGGTCGAGCGGGCCGATGCCGAGTTGGCACCGCAGGCCGCAGGGGCATGA
- the cheY gene encoding chemotaxis response regulator CheY yields MTASTDLKFLVVDDFSTMRRIVRGLLKEMGCNNVEEAEDGAVALNMLRSGRFDFVVSDINMPNMTGFDLLKAIKADETLRHLPVLMVTAEARKEDIVLAAQSGAAGYIVKPFTKATLEEKVTKIMQKLGATA; encoded by the coding sequence ATGACCGCCTCTACCGACCTCAAGTTCCTGGTCGTCGACGACTTCTCGACCATGCGCCGCATCGTGCGCGGCCTGCTCAAGGAAATGGGCTGCAACAACGTCGAGGAAGCCGAAGACGGCGCCGTGGCGCTGAACATGCTGCGCAGCGGCCGCTTCGACTTCGTTGTCAGCGACATCAACATGCCCAACATGACCGGCTTTGACCTGCTCAAGGCGATCAAGGCCGACGAGACGCTGCGCCATCTCCCCGTGTTGATGGTCACCGCCGAAGCGCGCAAGGAAGACATCGTGCTCGCCGCCCAGAGCGGTGCGGCCGGCTACATCGTCAAGCCCTTCACCAAGGCAACGCTGGAGGAGAAGGTCACCAAGATCATGCAGAAGCTCGGCGCCACCGCCTGA
- a CDS encoding methyl-accepting chemotaxis protein has protein sequence MSFPPALRIGARLGLAFGLLGCLLLVSTASGILRLNTLNETVRHLVNQSVRPVVLVAQMERSVLEIGIHLRNAILFDGQELVLAEIAEIGKERTALAEVQRNLAASIDSEASQAALKQAVAAHAPYLEAVDKIIRAVKAGDPDSARMLIAGGEVRRLRGDYTAALKQLADVEQQRMRDATSQTEAVHAAGRWMLLTVAGLGLALAAWTGWAMTRSIVRPAQRATAAARRIAEGDLTQDVLSRRRDEMGEVLQAIQAMQEGLRRTVGHIRSGAAQVNSASREIASGNQDLSGRTEQQASALEETAASMQQMTDTVQQNAESARQANQLAAAAVGVASRGGDMVNRVVATMDEISASSRKIADIIGVIDGIAFQTNILALNAAVEAARAGEQGRGFAVVAGEVRTLAQRSANAAREIKALITQSVERVEGGHDLVREAGSTMAEIVTRVQRMNDLIAEINASTVEQSAGITQVNSAMAHLDQGTQQNAALVEESAASAESLRQHAAELERAVAVFRTEAGQAAVVPAPAASATRTARPPTARATTTTEATVATQEWETF, from the coding sequence ATGTCCTTTCCTCCCGCCCTGCGCATCGGCGCACGTCTGGGCTTGGCGTTCGGTTTGCTGGGCTGCCTGCTGCTGGTCAGCACGGCATCGGGCATCCTGCGCCTGAACACCCTCAACGAGACGGTCCGCCACCTGGTCAACCAATCGGTCCGGCCCGTCGTGCTGGTGGCGCAGATGGAACGCAGCGTCCTGGAAATCGGGATCCATCTGCGCAACGCCATCCTGTTCGACGGTCAGGAACTGGTGCTGGCGGAGATCGCCGAGATTGGCAAGGAGCGCACGGCGTTGGCCGAGGTCCAGCGCAACCTGGCCGCCAGCATCGACAGCGAAGCCAGCCAGGCCGCGCTGAAGCAGGCGGTCGCGGCCCACGCGCCCTACCTGGAAGCGGTCGACAAGATCATCCGCGCCGTCAAGGCGGGCGACCCGGACTCCGCGCGCATGCTGATCGCAGGCGGCGAGGTCCGCCGGCTGCGGGGCGACTACACCGCCGCGCTGAAGCAGCTGGCGGACGTCGAGCAGCAGCGCATGCGCGACGCCACGAGCCAGACCGAGGCGGTTCATGCCGCGGGCCGGTGGATGTTGCTGACGGTCGCCGGGCTGGGGCTGGCGCTCGCCGCATGGACCGGCTGGGCCATGACCCGCAGCATCGTCAGGCCCGCCCAGCGCGCCACGGCCGCGGCGCGACGCATCGCCGAGGGCGACCTCACGCAGGACGTGCTCAGCCGCCGCCGCGACGAGATGGGCGAGGTGCTCCAGGCCATCCAGGCCATGCAGGAAGGGCTGCGGCGCACCGTGGGCCACATCCGCAGCGGCGCCGCCCAGGTCAACAGCGCCAGCCGCGAGATCGCCAGCGGCAACCAGGACCTGTCCGGGCGCACCGAGCAGCAGGCCAGCGCACTGGAAGAAACCGCCGCGTCGATGCAGCAGATGACCGACACGGTCCAGCAGAACGCTGAAAGCGCCCGCCAGGCCAACCAGCTGGCCGCGGCGGCCGTCGGCGTGGCCAGCCGGGGCGGCGACATGGTGAACCGGGTCGTGGCCACGATGGACGAGATCAGCGCCAGCAGCCGCAAGATCGCCGACATCATCGGCGTGATCGATGGCATCGCCTTCCAGACCAACATCCTGGCGTTGAACGCGGCCGTCGAGGCGGCCCGGGCCGGCGAGCAGGGCCGCGGCTTTGCGGTGGTGGCCGGCGAGGTGCGCACGCTGGCCCAGCGCAGCGCCAACGCCGCGCGCGAGATCAAGGCGCTGATCACCCAGTCGGTCGAGCGTGTGGAGGGCGGCCACGACCTCGTTCGCGAGGCCGGCAGCACGATGGCAGAGATCGTCACCCGCGTGCAACGGATGAACGACCTGATCGCCGAGATCAACGCCTCCACGGTCGAACAAAGTGCCGGCATCACCCAGGTGAACAGCGCCATGGCGCACCTGGACCAGGGCACGCAGCAGAACGCCGCCCTCGTGGAGGAAAGCGCTGCCTCGGCCGAAAGCCTGCGCCAGCATGCGGCCGAGCTGGAGCGCGCCGTGGCGGTCTTCCGCACCGAAGCGGGCCAGGCTGCAGTCGTTCCCGCACCGGCTGCAAGCGCTACCCGAACGGCACGGCCGCCGACGGCCAGGGCCACAACCACCACCGAGGCCACCGTGGCCACGCAGGAGTGGGAAACCTTCTGA
- a CDS encoding class I SAM-dependent methyltransferase, with translation MSRQSIPTVSPLRPGARLTRTGDSTAAAANDSPLRSACARLRWPLPALLTWATAWGLFTTLQQLGVATAAAMAAALLLGGTAGLGTGLAGHSRWRGWIVAVGFPLSWGLHALLHGLAVPAAGLGSTVAAGGVLGELPAWAWLVPLALFLLAYPLRAWHDAPFFPTPSDALEGLADIAPLPARARILDAGCGLGHGLQALRRAYPSAQLQGVEWSWPLRWLASLRCRWAHIRRGDMWAQSWSGHDMVYLFQRPESMAHAAAKARQEMRPGSWLVSLEFKAPGLRLHAVLQREDARPVWVYAIGPAPRRG, from the coding sequence ATGTCCCGCCAATCCATTCCCACGGTCTCTCCCCTGCGCCCGGGTGCCCGCCTGACCCGGACAGGAGACTCCACGGCAGCCGCCGCCAACGACAGCCCCCTGCGCAGTGCCTGCGCGCGGCTGCGTTGGCCACTGCCGGCGCTGCTCACCTGGGCCACAGCCTGGGGCCTCTTCACGACCCTGCAGCAACTGGGCGTGGCAACCGCCGCTGCGATGGCTGCGGCGCTGCTGCTGGGTGGGACGGCGGGGCTGGGCACGGGCCTGGCAGGTCATTCACGCTGGCGGGGCTGGATCGTCGCGGTCGGCTTCCCACTCTCTTGGGGGCTGCATGCCCTGCTGCACGGCCTGGCCGTGCCCGCGGCGGGGCTGGGGAGCACGGTCGCCGCAGGCGGCGTGCTCGGCGAGTTGCCCGCCTGGGCTTGGCTGGTGCCACTGGCGCTGTTCCTGCTGGCCTACCCGCTGCGAGCCTGGCACGACGCACCGTTCTTTCCCACCCCCTCTGACGCCCTGGAAGGGCTGGCCGACATCGCCCCGCTGCCCGCTCGGGCACGCATCCTCGATGCCGGTTGCGGCCTGGGCCACGGCCTGCAGGCCCTGCGCCGGGCCTACCCGAGCGCGCAGCTGCAAGGCGTCGAGTGGAGCTGGCCGCTGCGCTGGCTGGCCTCGCTGCGCTGCCGCTGGGCCCACATCCGGCGCGGCGACATGTGGGCACAGAGCTGGAGTGGCCACGACATGGTCTACCTGTTCCAGCGCCCCGAAAGCATGGCGCATGCCGCCGCCAAGGCCCGCCAGGAAATGCGCCCGGGCAGCTGGCTGGTGAGCCTGGAATTCAAGGCCCCCGGGCTGCGCCTGCATGCCGTGCTGCAGCGCGAGGACGCACGCCCGGTGTGGGTCTACGCGATCGGCCCGGCACCGCGCCGCGGCTGA
- the motA gene encoding flagellar motor stator protein MotA, giving the protein MFVIVGWLVALGCIFGVYIVHGGNISVILKALPFEMITIFGAAAGAFLANNQMKVVKASMAGLGRCFKGSKFNKARYMELLSLMYDLLQKVRKEGLMSIEKDVEDPHSSAIFQKYPAVGNDHHVTEFITDYLRMMVSGNLNAHEIESLMDQEIDTHHQEEHAAVAAIARLAGGLPAFGIVAAVLGVVNTMGSVGQPPAVLGGMIGSALVGTFLGILLAYGFVEPLGGLLEQKVEDAGKELQCIKSTLLASMQGYAPQIAIEFGRKVLYSGDRPSFTELESHLKKK; this is encoded by the coding sequence ATGTTCGTCATCGTCGGCTGGCTCGTGGCCCTGGGCTGCATCTTCGGCGTGTACATCGTGCACGGCGGCAACATCAGCGTGATCCTGAAGGCACTGCCCTTCGAGATGATCACCATCTTCGGCGCCGCCGCCGGCGCCTTCCTGGCCAACAACCAGATGAAGGTGGTGAAGGCCTCGATGGCCGGCCTGGGCCGCTGCTTCAAGGGCAGCAAGTTCAACAAGGCCCGCTACATGGAGCTGCTGTCGCTCATGTACGACCTGCTGCAGAAGGTGCGCAAGGAGGGCCTGATGTCCATCGAAAAGGACGTCGAGGACCCGCACAGCTCGGCCATCTTCCAGAAGTACCCGGCGGTGGGCAATGACCACCACGTGACCGAGTTCATCACCGACTACCTGCGCATGATGGTGTCGGGCAACCTGAATGCCCATGAGATCGAGAGCCTGATGGACCAGGAGATCGACACCCATCACCAGGAGGAGCACGCCGCGGTGGCCGCCATCGCGCGGCTGGCCGGTGGCCTGCCCGCCTTCGGCATCGTGGCTGCGGTGCTGGGCGTGGTGAACACCATGGGTTCGGTGGGCCAGCCACCGGCGGTGCTGGGCGGCATGATCGGCTCGGCGCTGGTGGGCACGTTCCTGGGCATCTTGCTGGCCTATGGCTTCGTCGAGCCGCTGGGCGGCCTGCTGGAGCAGAAGGTCGAGGACGCCGGCAAGGAACTGCAGTGCATCAAGAGCACGCTGCTGGCCTCGATGCAGGGCTACGCACCGCAGATCGCGATCGAGTTCGGCCGCAAGGTGCTCTATTCCGGCGATCGCCCCAGCTTCACTGAGCTGGAATCGCACCTGAAGAAGAAGTGA